In Myripristis murdjan chromosome 5, fMyrMur1.1, whole genome shotgun sequence, the genomic stretch CCAGCACCGGAGATGTTGATAGCTGCCACCCGGAACTCGTACTCAATCCCCTCAACAACATCTTTCACTGCATATTTCTTGTCTGAAGAAGACATGAAATGGTTTAGTTAAGTATTTTTGGCACGTCTGTAATTTATGAAAGAAATAACATGTCAGAGGTCTGCATTTCAAATCCAACTTCTAACAAGTAGATAAACATGTTGAGCTTAGAATGAATCAATAATCGAGAAATGGTCATACCCCTAATAGGCTCATCAGGTGGGTTAACAGGGCCCCACAGGTTGCTTCCATTCTTCCGTTTCTCCAGGTTGTATCCCAAAATGTTGGTTCCTCCAGTGTTAGAAGGAGGAGACCAAGCAAGATTGATGCAGTCTTTGAAGGCACTAATAATTTTTGGGGCAGATGGGGGTCCAGGATATGCTAAagaatgcaaacaaatgaatgaatgaaaatgaatgaaacaaaaaaaaaaaaaattatgtagtTTACTATCAGAGATGCTGTGAGTCATTAAAAAAGTGAACTTGCGAGAAGGCTCACCCTTTGTCCCTGCCTGAATATCATCTGTCTCCATCATTTCACTGATGCCTTGGTCAGTTTCAGCTCTGATGTGGTAACAGTACTTCCTGCCATGATCCACATCAGTGTCTCTGTATTTAGGCTCTGGACCAATTTGCCCCAGTTTCTTCCAACTGTTTCGGCCAATTTGCTGTCGTTCCATAATGTAGTTGGTAATAGGGCAACCACCGTTGTCTTTCGGAGGCCTCCATTTGAAATCAATGCAACTTGCTGAACTTTCAATAATTTCCACAGGGCCTTGGGGTGGTGTTGGTTTATCTGTCGTCAGACAAAGAGATAGAGCAACTGGTATGGTGGATGCAGTAACAGAGTGCTAAGTACTTATGATGCATTTGCTGTATATACAATGGAATGTATAACATGCTGTGTGCAAATCATTTTACTAACCCAGCACAATCAGCTGGGTGATTGCTTCAGTTgttccacattcatttttaatcttaatCTTTATTTCTCCTGAGGTTTTGCGCTGACACTTGGTTAGCAGGAGGCGGCTGTGTGTGGAAGACTTTTCAATCTTGACATTAGtatcctccagctgctcctcgCCCTCATTATACCACTGGATCTTCAGTGGTTCCCGGCCCACAAAGGACAACTTGAAAGTAGCATTTTGGCCAGTTTTGATAGTGACCGGCTTTGAGAACTCACTCAGGTCATCAGTGTTGATTCTGGGTGGATCTGGAAAAAACATACCTTATTTCAGATTGATATCTCAAAAGGATAGTTTGTTTCTACACTTTAACAGTGGCTGCGATTCTACTTTGCTCAAGTGTATGTGCATAACTCCATTTCAATTTCATTACCTTCAACATTTAGCACCGCCTCAGTTTTACGTCCATCAGCTTCAAATCTGTACTTTCCAGCATCTTCTTCTTTGCAGTTTTTGACAATTAGTTTGTGATAAGCCCCTTCTTTGACAAGACAGATATTATCTGATGCTGTtatctgcaacacacacacacacacacacacacacacacacacacacacacgcacacacagtaaTTCTTTGAAGGTATAAGATAACATCAGTTACTTTATTCTAGCAGCAAATTATCTCCCTTACCTCTTTACCATCTTTGTACCAGACTCCATCACAATCCTCACTGCTTAGCTTGCAGACAAGCTCTGCGTCAGTACCAATGATAGCACTTACATCTGACAGTCCACTGGTGAAGTATACTCCTGGGTCTAAAGACAaaccatgtttttgtttggtggTAACAGGAATATCTGAGCAGCAGTACTCATCGTTTAATTATTATGGAATGATGCATCTCACCAATAACTGTATCAGGGACTAGAGGGCCTGTTCgcactctttttctcttttcttgaacaggagcctcctcttcctctgcctcttcaccctttttctcttctgcttgCTCACCTTCGGGTGCTGGTTCTGGTGATTCTTCAGTTTGCTCAGTTGGTTCAGACCCATCTTCTGTAGGAGTTTTCTTTGTACTAGTTTTCTTTGTACTAGCTTTGACAGTTCTTTCTGCTTTAGCTGGTGCTTCTGccgcagctgctgctgcttcagccgctgcagcctcagctgcttctgcagcagcagccgctgCTGCTTCTGCCTCTGCCCTGACCTTTGCAACTAActcatctctctccttttgtAACTTAGCCTGTTGCTCCTGAGCAATCTTCAACAGATCTGCTCCACCACCACCTGCTTGAGTTGTTCTGCGAGCTTTCTTTTTCCCACGCATGTTTGGATCATCGTCAGctagtaaaaaaaatacagcattgcTGTAaagttacacatttttttttttaaattgtgcttTGCTTAAAAAAGATGCAGTTTAAAATATGTAAGCTATACCTTCAACCACAAGCCAGGCACTGCAGGATTTAAATCCAGCCGAAGCTGCATAAATTCCTTTGTCCAGTTGCAGGCAGTCCTTGACCACCAATCTATGAATCAACATGTCCTCTGACACAGTGATGTCATACTTGTCTCCTTGTTCTAGTGTGAGATTCTTTCCTGTCCATGTAATCTTTGTCATGGGATGTGAGAGGACACACTCAAAGACAGCGTCCTCTCTTTCCAGTGCCTTCACCTCTTGAATCTTGACCAAGAAGTCCACATTGGGAACTAGATGAGAGATAGAATTCATTTCAATCACTGTATTCGCCACTGTGGAGATGTGTAAACATCAGAGTACAATGAAGTGAATAATCTTACTTTTGAAGTCAGTTGAGAAGATCTTAACTCCATCAACTTCGACTTGGTATAAGCCAGCGTCCTCAGGGTTGACACCATTGATGCTAAACACAAATTTCTTGCCCACTTGCTTCAGTCCATGTTTTACCTCTGTGTCGGGACTAAAAGGAATCATAACTCCATCCTGtccaaaaatattaaatatggtGTACTTAATATGGACTGTgcgtgtttgtgagagagagaccgagaTGGATATCTTTAACAGAATTTTTGCCATAACTTTAAATGCTCCTCAAttgatagaaaagaaaagaaaaattgtgagaaagaaaatttaaaatgatgttcACCTTGTACAGGAAGACTTTGCTGGTAGGGTCTTTGAGTGACATTTCCAGTTCAAACTCCGCAGCCCCACTGGGTTTGAGTTCAATAGGCTTTAGGTTGCACAGTCTTTCAACAACCTGCAGTGATTGGAATCAGAAATTTTAAAGGTAGTCAACCGAAATACAGTCCACTAAAAGAAGTGTTTGCATTTCGTACATTATGTTATTGAATCTGTTATAAGATTTAAACTCACTGCTAGTTGTCCTCGTATTGACTGAATTTGAAGCATACCTTTTCTTGctcctcttccctttctttctttttctcattcagTTTCTTCAGCATCCAACGGAAATCAGTGACTCCAAATTGGGCACAGATGCTCTCATAATCTTTTTTCTCGGCACTCAACAAGAGTTCCCAAAACCTCTCATCAATTTCtccttctttgttttcttctttggcGTCAAGTTCAATTcttccgaaaaaaaaaaaaaaaaaagagagagagagagagagttaaaaaaatgttttatccaTCTTTGTTCTACTGGGGTGGAACCTCAGTGAAATAATACAATGACTCAAGTGATACATGACAAAACATTCTACTTACTTATTTTTTAAGGCCTTTTTGAAATCCTCAGGTGTCTCTCGGATAGCTGCATTGAAACCAGTTGCATGGTTATAATTTTCAGTCACTGACTCACATGGCATTGTTAGAAGTCAAATGTAGATTGTGTACCTGTTCGTGATTGTTGCATGGCCCTGCTCTTTTTGTAACCAACTAAATTGGGGCAAAAAAAGGGATAAAAGAAGTGAGTAGTACTGCATGGTAATAATCAGTTACAATACatgatgaattaaaaataatacatttcctCACCTTCAATAACATTGAGGGTAGCAGTGACAACAGCTTTTCCATATTCGTTGCTTGCAAAGCATTTGTAAGTGTCTGCCTGATCCACACATACATCTGGCATCTATGAAAACAGACTAAAATGATTATATTTTGGACGATTGCTCATTATTCTGATTTGTctgattttattgattgatcatttttattttgaacctTAGTTATTGAAAGAACATTCTTTTTCACAAAGTTCAGTGATCTCACCTGCAGTTGGTATTCACCAGAACTTGTATCAAAGGTCATTTTGTATCTTTCTGGATCATCAAGCTCTCCATTATTTCTCACCCACGTCACAGTTGGTTTTGGATTTCCACAGACTATTGCTCTGAAAATAGCCACTTTTCCTatagagaggaaaacaagaacaagCCATTGCTTTAGACACATTTCAGCATCATTTTAATAAAGACATTATCATGTGTATTTTACCATACCTTCTTGAATAGTGAGAGCAATGGGTTTGCGAGTGAAATCTGGGGTGGTCATTCCTTCAGGTAATTCTTCCACAAACTGGGTAATCATAACCCCGGGCACCCTTGACCTCTTTTTGATTCGTACTGTCATGAAGTGAGATAAATTACATTCATGTGTGAATAACTTCATTCATTAAATGCAACAGAGTAAATACAACTTTATGTTAAGAGTGTGATGTGTTTCAATGATGTGTCTTCGACAGTAATTTATAATTAATGCTGTTATTTCAAAATGATATTCTCTTCTTTACTTACCCTGCCCTGGAGCTGTTGGCTCCTCATCCTTAGCTTTGCGTATCTTAAACATCTTGACCAAGACTGCTCCTCTGTTAATTAAAGAATATCACAATGTGAAACTTTAAGAGTAAAACTCTTAACATAACATAAACCACAAACCTTCAGTTCGTATGAAAGTCCTTTGTAATAAAGTACAACATGAAACATAGACTTCAGAATAGGGCTGGGAAATaaattgatattatatcaatattgttaTTTAAGAGTAAATATCATCTGGCATTttagatattgtgatattgtcaTATGACatgagtgttgtttttttcgtGATTTTAAAGGTTGCGTTACACAGGAGGATTGGAATTTTCttaacttattagactgttgtagctgcttTGTTATTTGCCCCTAGCTTCTTGggcatcatatccacattactaatgttTGCTTATCAAAAATCTGTTGTGTAAATGCTTTCTGGAAGCACCACCAGTCCTCCCTACAATATTGTCTCAATATCAagatattcagtcaaaaatattgtgatatttgatttgatattgcCCATATGTGGTTGTCATTTTGAGATTTGCTGCATTTCAAAAAAGTTTGCATTTGAAATCTCATCTCCTAACATGGAAACAAGTTCATTACTGGCATACTGATGCCAAAATATGCTGGACTTAGTAAGTCAGGTGACGCTATGGGCAGGACTTGACCGCTGTTTGAAACTAAGAGAATCCTCATCTGTCTGACATGCTGTTAATCTCTTCCAGACAGCCTGAATCAGCAATGGGTATCACTTACTCATAGCTTTGCTTTCACAGATGGATTTAGGTAGCATGCCTGTCTTTGGTATGAGACGTTGACACATTTTGAGTAAACCCAGTTGTTGGTGTGAGAGAAATGATATAACAGGACAGGTCCTGGTCCTGCAGTTTGAAGTAGTTGGCTAAATATTACGGCATACATCTTTTCTATTTTGTAAAGCAGGTTTTGGTGTAAAAGAAAGTGAGCACTTTGCATTCTATTGTTAAAATAAATCTgttattttgatgaaagttACAGTTACTCTTAActataaaagaaagaaacaaagaaagaaacaaagaaacatttatAGGGTAGTAATTTGGATAATcttcaaagcaaaactaaagGCATATTAATGCTCTAGCCAGCAGTGATTGCCAGTCTTTTTTAATGATCGGCCAGTGGTGCGGCACTCCCTGAGTAATTCAATCTGGATTGTAAATGAAAGAATTTCTGTGATGACAAAATACTTAGCATGCCCTGTGTTAGTTCCTGCCACTGACCTGCCTAATTTTGTGTGCAATAGGTCACATACCTCATAAAACTATCTATCATGAGCCAGAAAGTGACGCAAATGGCTGACTGCAAATGGACCTGTCCTGATTACTCATAAGCAGCTGAGTTGTATGTATACCGCATAACCTCTCAATCTTAActagtcatttagtctcatattcaatgtGAAAATCTTGTCTCAAACAAGGAAAgaaatgccagtgggatgagagtatccctcttgtttctgatgcttatcaacttgtttgcagaattttcttgaatcaagtttcatttttttgataTCAGTGGGCTGGTCTGCCTTATTcttcctatctatctatctatctatctatctatctatctatctgtctgtctagctgtctagctgtctgtctgtctgtctatctatctgtctatctataaaCAATGGAAATATGGCAAGTGCTCAATTTACAAAATACTGGATAAgaattttaagttattttcagGTAGCGCAGGCTTTATGCatgtggaaaaaagtgggatcatctcatactgcttgcatatttttttccacttctttttggaaaaacacaatttaagcATGAATATGTGACTAAATGATTTGCTAAGATTGACACTTTTTGCAGCAAGAtgaattattgtttttatttgatactatagatgaaagaggaaaaaaaaactatgatctAAAAGAGATATTGCTGCTTAGCATCTCCGTCCTCGCTGGTGCTATTGGAATCCCCACCAGTTCCTGTAATCTCATGACTTTAGTCTCATCACACTTTGTGAAAATTTGATTTGTGGATTATCTATGTTACAcctttattaaaataaatcatttttagtTGAAGTGCAAGTTTAACATGTCACCAGTTGGTGAGCTACTTCcacatttttagcatttctgcTACTATATTTGTCTGGGACAAAAAATAGCTGTGCCAAGAAACTGATCACCATGACTGATTTATGAATAAGATGTCCGGCCTCTGTCCTCCAGTCTCTCAGCTCCGTCTAGTGGCAATGCATGTACTGTTACTTCttcaacattttttcttttatagtggtttgacatttttatgacCATGCAGCATCATCAAAGCTTAGTCTAACTGTACCCTGAGATGTTGGCAAGACGAGTCGCTGATTTCAGTACATGAGTCCATAAGCATGTTTTAGGTCTACCCATTTCGGCACACAGGATTATTTTGCCTTACCATCTTTggtcaaatataaaaatgatcattttggTAGAATCTAAGGTTTGATATCTTAATAGCCCATTAACATGTCTTACTTTGAGCAtccatcaacattttcatagaGGTGTGACCTCTCCTATGGCTGTGCTATAATTTTGATTTCTTGTACTATAAACAATTTGTAATGTGATTATCACCACCTTTCCAGATTCATCATTAAATAaaggtgtaggtgtgtgtagaGACATAGGATTTACAGAAGCTGCATGCTTACAGATAGCCTTGAGTCTTATAAAGTCATGATGCAGAATTTGCCAGTTTTGTAATAAATATGCCCAACACCCTAAAATATACATGATGTTCATAATTAGCAGTCTTATCCAGCATAGAATGCATTTActtacttttgtttttcaaggaagcttgttttttctcctctctcttgccagACAAGTTCCAGCTGATTCCTCAGTGAGGGCTCTCCGTTTTGAGAGGCATTAAAGCCTTTTTGAGACAGTGAGAGCGAGCTGGCCTAGTGCTCTTTCACTGTGCCTCCTGGGGATAGGTTTACTGACGTGCACTTTGGCCCTATAGTGCCATAGGTTCTTGAAAAGGCTCCACCAGAGGGAATCAGGGAGTGAAGCTTTCTAACCCCTCCCTCAAAACTGGAGTTTAGGCTTTAATATTGCAGTGGGGTTCTTTTGACTGCAGTTTGTAAAAGGGAAAGTACCGAGGGAAACTTTATGAAAGGGCCAAGGGCCAAACTGTCTTGCCATCAACTTAATTGTCAGTGTagacaatcatcatcatcatcatcatcatcatcactgcaaTCTGTAGTCAAAAGGTAAGCTTAACTtaaatttcagcattttttcaaTTCATTGTAATAGTTTGGTCCGCATTTTCAAGAGCTGTCATGAATTTGTTGAACCGTAGTCCTAacatcatcaaaatgtttgcatgAATGTTCGCACTCTGAGACTAGCAGCGTTGGATatattagattaaaaaaaatctaaggaGTCATATATCATATGATACTTAGGAATCATTTTACTTATGATCCAGCATGTTTATGCCTCGTCTTACAGcttaaaaagcaacaaaaatcaGTATTACAGTTAATTTAATTTGGAATTGTAATAAATACTTGAAACTGAGAGCTGTCATCCTGCACTTGTCAGTCTGGCCTGGAGTGTTAGCCCTGGCTGCAGCAGTTGACCCTCTCTTCTTCAGTGACTCTAAACTTGGACTAATATCTGACCCCCACACCAAAATGTGCCCAGAGAGGTAATACAAGAAGTCTGGACATAAATTATTCACATAAACCTTCATGCAAGTGAACAAGTGGCTTGAAGTTTGATACTGGTTTGCCATCTTAAGGTTTTAACCTGGAGTCAAAGTACATGGCAGACTCttgatatacattttttttttttagttttgcagTCCATATGTATGAAATAATGAGCTTATATTAATAATTACATTTCAGCACTTTGACATCAAATCACGTTTGTGAAACATTACGGTATCTATACAATGTTGTGGTTTAAAAGGGACCCCCGCAAATGCTTGGAATCTTATacttaatacttttttttttcttcttcatgtacatttatttttttctgaagtggtagtttatttgttttttttccttaacaaACTGAATACACAATCTGGTAATTTCTGATAATCACTGACGACATCTTCACATGAgcttgaaatatttatttacaccAAGGCCCCAATACAATTTAGAacataagaaaaatacattttgtcacATCAgtagctttgttttgttttccttatgCTTTCCTAATGATTCAAACTAATATgattataatttcaaaattCAGAAGTAGAACATGGTATCCAGTATAATCAGTGTAATCATAACACATGGATAGATAAACGTGATATCTTAAACCTAACTGTAAGAGAAGACCAGCAGATCACACTTACTTTCTTAAAAAGCATAAGGAATTCATTCATCATTAAGTACAGTTGAAGTCAATGAATTACAGCTGCACAGTTTTTCGCTTTGTCCGTTAAAGGTTTATGCTGTTGAACATGCAGATTATAACATTAAGGccactttatttgttttctgctgaattatCTGGATCTGATTTAGAGTAGTGTGAAATGTGCAACATTAAATGTGTTTCAGATTAGCATCACACTTTCCTTTTATTGATATGCACTGTGGACATCAAGACGGGAAACAGAAGATGTTTGTGGCTTTCCATCTGGCTGCACTTGAATACCCAAGAGTTTGTTGTAATTGCCTCTATTCATAGCAAAGAATTGATGcatcaaaataacaaacaagCATTAAAACAATGGGAGTGCCAGAGAATTATAAACTACATGCCATTACACATGACAGGGTTTGCTCAGCCTCATAAAATATGTTATCTGTGCATGTAGCAAGAATAACTGAGTGTCTGTTATGTGCTTTTAAAACTGTCGTCATCATGTTGATTTAttctggaaaaaacaaaacaaaagaaaggtTAGTGTCAGATTCAGCACTTGAGTGTATATCTTTGCAGAACTTGTCACCAGAGCATCGTAAAACACAGGTATGTTTCGATATAAGCCTTACCTCTGACAGTGAGTTTAGTGGAGCATTCTGCCCTGCCCAGAGAATTTTCTGCAACAACCTTGTACTCTCCAGTGTCTTTCGATCCAACCCTCAGTATCAGCATAGAACAGACTCCACAGGTGTTGGAGATGTAGTAGTTAGTGTTGGTATTCAGGCTGATGTTGTTGCGGAGCCATGTCACATGAGGTGTTGGATCCCCTCTTACAGCACAGCTCATGTAGCATTCATAGCCTTGAGGTGCCGTGTGCATTTTCAGTGGGACGATGAACCTGGGAGCACACTGGAGGTTGCAGACCTTACTCTCTGGCATATTCACCATGAACTTCTCTGGAGAAAGGTAGATGCATTGCATTTATGAGCATTAAAATTATATTGCCTGTGGCTGCATGGGAATGTGTATTGGCTTTCTTAATCTGATGAGTGGACAGAAGAGGGTTCACAAACCTTTTTTGCAAGCGACCGACCACTTTGGTGATTCAGAGGGTTTGGAGGAGCCCATGTCATTCTTAGCATAGACACGGAACTGGTATTCTCGGCCTGGCATTATGTTGCAGGCTGTGAATTTGTTATTGAAGATGCGATCTGCCACTGTGTGCCAGGTTCTTTTGTTGGAATCACGCTTCATGACCATGTAGTGCAGCCTGTCGTCACGTTTCTCATCTGGAGACGCGGCCCATGAAATGGTCACTGTGCCAGGCACATTTTCATCAATGTCCACAGGACCTGGTGGCTTGGGTTCATCTagaggtgaaaaagaaaatatagtAACATAGTACTCTTTTATTATATAGTGATGATAACAGATGATTTTAACAGCCTTACCTGTGACTCTAATTTCAATGCTGTATGTCTCTTGGCCCACTATGTTCTTGACAACTATAGTGTAGATTCCCGTGTCTGAACGCTCAGAGGAGGGAATCAAAAGTTGAGATGCACCCTCCGCATTGCTGATAGTCACCCTTTTGGTCACTGGCACTCCATCTTTCAGCCAAGTGACCTCAGGCCAAGGGGAGGCCTGCAATGAATATGGACATGATCACCTCCAAGTAGATGTTTTCAGAGCACAAACTGATGGGAAGTTCATTATACTTGTATTGATATGTGCACTGCCTTATTTGCCTCTTAAATTACCTCAAAGTTAATGTTGAAACGTGCAGAATTCCCTGCTCTGACCACCATGAAACTCTTGATTTTGGCATCAGTGAACCGTGGTCTCACTAGATGAAGAGGTGTGTGAAGGGAAAAACATATAATTTATAAACAGTCATATTTCAGTTAGGCCAAATGGCTAGATGTTGGTTGATTGTTTTAGTAATACATCATTATAGCAAATAATAAAGAATGCTACAATAGTTTTCATCATTCATTACTGCTGAAAATGATGTATGTTCATATTAATTAGATATTGATTGTTACGGTGAAATAAATGTATCTGCTAAATATAGCTTTGTTTCATGGAAGCTGAACTGTGTTTTCCTACCAGGAGGAGGCATTGCAAGGATGTAGTTATCCAACTCCTGTGGCTCTCCCGCTCCACCTTCATTGGTGGCAATGACTCTCACCCAGTACATAGCCATTGACTTCATGCCTTTTACTGTGAAGCAAGTCATGATGATGGCATTTGAATTGCAGCGATCCCACTCTGGGTTTTCTGCTGGCCTGATCTCAACAAAATATCCCTTTGCTTCATCTTCAACTCTTTCAATTTCCTTAGGTTTGGTCCAAGAGAGGGACAGGGTTGTGTAGGTGGAATCTGTCACTTTGAGGTCAATGACCTTACCAGGAGGCTCTGTAATATATGATTCATATTTAGTACTACATTGTGAAGGCTGTTTAAAATATTAGTGTAAAACGATAGATTgtcacactcatgcacacacaaaagtgaTAGATAAAACAGACGTACTTTTAGGGTCCCTGGCGAACACAAACTCTGATGGGGTGCTGAATTCACCTGCTCCAGAGTTATTAATTGCTGACACACGGAATTCGTACTCCATGCCTTCAACTACATCTTTAACAGCATACCCTTTtcctttacagaaaaaaagtaaataaatcataCACCACATGAAATCATAGTAATAACCGCAGCCAACCATCTTACATTACATTCATCACTGTGTTGTGACAGGCTGGTGAAAAATGATTCATGAGAAATTGTCTTTTAGTTGTGCTTAATAGAGAAACCTTTGATCATCTCATCAGGCGGGTTGACAGGGCCCCACAGATTACTGCCCTTCTTGCGTTTCTCCAGGTTGTATCCCAGAATATTAGTTCCCCCAGTGTTGGCGGGCGGAGACCAAGTGAGATTAATGCAGTCTTTGAAGGCACTGACAACCTTTGGAGCTGATGGAGGTCCAGGGTACGCTGTTTCCACCAACATAGAATAAGTATCTGGGTTAGTCTTGTACTCTTAAAGGGTAATTTAGCAAGATTTTTTACAGCCACATCACACAAGAATCGAGTGTAATgattttaatctgtgtgtgcgtgtgtttagaGAGTTTTATTGGATTCACTTTTGAAACCTGTACTGGATCAAAATCTTGCCACTCTTTGGAATTTCAAGAAACTCTTTCCCTATCTGCTACcattttcagctgtttcagCTGTCATTACAATGTTTTGCATGATATAATGCCTCCTATGACCATAATCCATTCACAATTTATTCCTCAAACCATACTTAAAGAGGACACAGAATCTACACAATAACACAGTGGCACAGTAGTATTTTAACATAGACAAActcaaaaatgaacat encodes the following:
- the igfn1.3 gene encoding immunoglobulin-like and fibronectin type III domain-containing protein 1, with the translated sequence MFKIRKAKDEEPTAPGQVRIKKRSRVPGVMITQFVEELPEGMTTPDFTRKPIALTIQEGKVAIFRAIVCGNPKPTVTWVRNNGELDDPERYKMTFDTSSGEYQLQMPDVCVDQADTYKCFASNEYGKAVVTATLNVIEVGYKKSRAMQQSRTAIRETPEDFKKALKNKIELDAKEENKEGEIDERFWELLLSAEKKDYESICAQFGVTDFRWMLKKLNEKKKEREEEQEKVVERLCNLKPIELKPSGAAEFELEMSLKDPTSKVFLYKDGVMIPFSPDTEVKHGLKQVGKKFVFSINGVNPEDAGLYQVEVDGVKIFSTDFKIPNVDFLVKIQEVKALEREDAVFECVLSHPMTKITWTGKNLTLEQGDKYDITVSEDMLIHRLVVKDCLQLDKGIYAASAGFKSCSAWLVVEADDDPNMRGKKKARRTTQAGGGGADLLKIAQEQQAKLQKERDELVAKVRAEAEAAAAAAAERKRVRTGPLVPDTVIDPGVYFTSGLSDVSAIIGTDAELVCKLSSEDCDGVWYKDGKEITASDNICLVKEGAYHKLIVKNCKEEDAGKYRFEADGRKTEAVLNVEDPPRINTDDLSEFSKPVTIKTGQNATFKLSFVGREPLKIQWYNEGEEQLEDTNVKIEKSSTHSRLLLTKCQRKTSGEIKIKIKNECGTTEAITQLIVLDKPTPPQGPVEIIESSASCIDFKWRPPKDNGGCPITNYIMERQQIGRNSWKKLGQIGPEPKYRDTDVDHGRKYCYHIRAETDQGISEMMETDDIQAGTKAYPGPPSAPKIISAFKDCINLAWSPPSNTGGTNILGYNLEKRKNGSNLWGPVNPPDEPIRDKKYAVKDVVEGIEYEFRVAAINISGAGEPSPPSEFVFARDPKKPPGKVIDLRVTDSTYSTLSLQWTKPKEEEGVQDEAKGYIVELRPAENPEWGRCTSNAIIMTSYTIMGLKSMAMYWVRVVATNEGGDGEPQELDNYIIAMPPPVRPRFTDRKMKSFMVVRAGNSARVNINFEASPIPKITWLKDSMPVSKNVTVSNSDISSQLIIPSAERTDTGIYTIIVKNLVGQETFSVEIRVTDDPKPPGPVDLEENVSGTVTISWMPSPDEKRDDRLHYMITKRDSVKRTWQIVADRLFNNKFTAINIMPGRQYHFRVYAKNDMGVSKPSESATWEVERKKEKFSLTLPESKGCSFETPPAFSVPLRMHTSPETYECYMSCAVTGNPRPHVTWYRNNISLNTNTNYYITNTCGVCSMVILRVGSKDNGDYTVTAENPLGRVECSTKLTVKD